A window of Thermococcus aggregans contains these coding sequences:
- a CDS encoding class II glutamine amidotransferase gives MCRVLFAAGNGESMVELVNALVNSSKHDPYKVALGKSPSHKDGWGFIWMSEGKIEHYKTTKPIFEDKEGVESLLGSLKGFGVLLAHTRAASQGSVNIFNTQPFSYSSPEGFTFWFYHNGDLKKDEIIKMAGFREEKLKDASDSYVFGLYLLKRLSSFGEEEVLNTFKEALPTVKTTLNTGTLFTAPNEVKAFVTAYMVEEREKDTLHKRYSRLLKLETKDLFAVVSSTFEQYSSLPFQEIPNRKAFYVDMDLGRKEFGAKELTL, from the coding sequence ATGTGCAGGGTACTGTTTGCGGCTGGAAATGGAGAATCGATGGTAGAACTTGTAAACGCCCTAGTAAACTCATCAAAACACGATCCCTATAAGGTGGCACTGGGAAAAAGTCCTTCTCATAAGGATGGCTGGGGATTTATCTGGATGTCAGAAGGCAAAATTGAACATTACAAGACGACTAAGCCTATTTTTGAGGACAAAGAGGGAGTTGAAAGTCTTTTGGGATCTTTAAAAGGCTTCGGAGTCCTCTTAGCCCATACAAGAGCTGCAAGTCAAGGAAGTGTTAACATCTTCAATACCCAGCCGTTCTCATATTCCTCTCCAGAAGGCTTTACGTTTTGGTTTTACCACAACGGCGACCTAAAGAAGGACGAAATTATAAAAATGGCAGGGTTTAGGGAAGAAAAACTTAAAGATGCATCTGATAGCTACGTGTTTGGCCTCTACCTGCTGAAAAGACTGTCCTCTTTTGGTGAAGAGGAAGTCCTTAACACCTTTAAAGAAGCCCTTCCAACCGTTAAAACCACACTCAACACAGGAACTCTTTTCACAGCTCCAAATGAAGTCAAAGCTTTTGTAACAGCTTACATGGTCGAGGAGAGAGAAAAAGACACCTTACACAAGAGATACTCTCGCCTTTTAAAACTTGAGACGAAAGACCTCTTTGCAGTTGTATCGTCAACGTTTGAACAGTACTCATCCCTCCCCTTCCAGGAAATTCCGAACAGAAAGGCGTTTTATGTTGACATGGACTTGGGAAGAAAAGAATTTGGGGCGAAGGAGCTTACCCTCTAA
- a CDS encoding Rossmann-like domain-containing protein — translation MMLRLLKKRALKAMEEDFKLVDFFFALPYTYVVIEGEKGKAVGLVMTLPEEINEYKNTITGASLRGFIEKADSLNIIERTLGLAAINAVSQYYLEVDAERNVLDLVEEEKVAVIGNMLPLVQALREKGKEVFVFERNPKLWDRETLSDALEYVLLPEMEAVIVSGSALLNCTIDMIVERSNKAKKIILVGATAQGLPEFFKGTGVTHLASVKVENVEKAIISLKLGSFRGFGEQSKKYVIEV, via the coding sequence ATGATGCTAAGACTGTTAAAAAAGAGAGCTTTGAAAGCAATGGAGGAGGATTTTAAGCTGGTAGACTTCTTCTTCGCCCTACCTTATACTTACGTTGTTATTGAGGGAGAAAAGGGAAAAGCGGTGGGATTAGTCATGACGCTTCCAGAGGAGATTAACGAGTACAAAAACACGATCACAGGGGCGAGCTTGAGAGGGTTTATAGAAAAGGCTGACAGCCTCAACATCATAGAACGAACTCTTGGCCTTGCGGCAATAAATGCAGTTTCTCAGTATTACTTAGAGGTAGATGCGGAAAGAAACGTTTTGGACTTAGTAGAGGAAGAAAAAGTCGCGGTCATAGGGAACATGCTCCCTCTAGTCCAAGCTTTGCGTGAAAAAGGCAAGGAAGTGTTTGTGTTCGAGAGGAACCCTAAACTTTGGGACAGAGAGACCTTGAGTGATGCCCTTGAATATGTCCTCCTCCCGGAGATGGAAGCGGTAATAGTCAGCGGCTCGGCTCTGCTAAACTGCACAATTGATATGATAGTGGAGAGAAGTAACAAGGCAAAAAAGATAATTCTCGTTGGAGCAACGGCTCAAGGGTTACCTGAGTTCTTTAAGGGGACGGGAGTTACACATCTCGCTTCCGTAAAGGTTGAAAATGTCGAGAAAGCCATTATAAGCCTGAAGCTTGGAAGTTTTAGGGGGTTTGGGGAGCAAAGCAAAAAGTACGTTATTGAAGTTTAA
- a CDS encoding type I restriction endonuclease yields MFEIQKAIISTLKKVREHRLLYERNEEAVKQHLIGEIFQALGWDWEDPKEVRPEERTEEGRADYALVLDGKVVAYLEAKNLSVNVLRSEKPLRQLAKYCFSQGVKYGILTNGIQWKIVKAFEENSTLEDRVLLKIDLFNEPIEKSSLKLSFLSKDKIASLEEYASQLKAFAWGFEMLRTKGYSRETLISYLTSTIKPSFFLLEHLNGNEIPQALYVYDSEWKVLPLIEKSMKGVLLSLLLYLAEKAEGKEKTELIEAYRHLRGVRLDREKILFLLKGLEKEKGIKIGIEI; encoded by the coding sequence ATGTTTGAAATCCAGAAGGCTATAATAAGCACTCTCAAGAAAGTTCGGGAGCATAGGCTGCTCTATGAGAGAAACGAGGAAGCCGTGAAGCAGCATTTAATAGGCGAGATTTTTCAGGCTTTAGGATGGGACTGGGAAGACCCAAAAGAAGTAAGGCCTGAAGAACGAACGGAAGAGGGAAGGGCAGATTATGCTCTCGTTCTCGACGGAAAGGTAGTTGCCTATTTGGAAGCCAAAAACTTAAGCGTGAACGTTTTGAGAAGTGAAAAGCCTTTAAGACAGCTTGCCAAGTACTGCTTTTCTCAAGGGGTCAAGTACGGCATTTTAACAAACGGTATCCAGTGGAAGATAGTGAAAGCCTTTGAAGAGAACTCAACCTTAGAAGATAGGGTTCTCCTGAAAATAGACCTCTTCAATGAGCCCATCGAAAAGAGCTCTCTAAAACTCAGCTTTCTTTCAAAGGACAAAATAGCCTCGCTGGAAGAATACGCGAGTCAGCTAAAAGCTTTCGCGTGGGGGTTTGAGATGCTGAGGACAAAGGGATATTCAAGAGAAACCCTCATATCGTATCTAACGAGCACCATAAAGCCGAGCTTTTTCCTTTTGGAGCATCTAAATGGTAATGAGATTCCCCAGGCTCTTTATGTGTACGACAGCGAATGGAAAGTCCTCCCCTTAATCGAAAAGAGCATGAAAGGTGTTTTGCTTTCCCTGCTGTTATACCTAGCGGAAAAAGCTGAAGGGAAAGAAAAAACCGAGTTGATAGAGGCGTATCGCCATTTAAGGGGAGTCCGGCTGGATAGAGAAAAGATACTGTTTCTCCTCAAGGGGTTAGAAAAAGAGAAAGGTATTAAGATAGGAATTGAGATTTAA
- a CDS encoding SDR family oxidoreductase, whose translation MIKNKLIVVTGGAGFIGSHIAEELRDENEVIVIDNLYAGKIENVPPNVKFLQADIRDYQSIAELISHADYVFHEAALVSVVESVEKPMLTEEINVLGTLNILKALSEGHGKLIFASSAAVYGDNQNLPLKESEKPEPLSPYGVTKIAGEYYCKVFYELYGVPTVSLRYFNVFGERQGYNQYAGVISIFINRALRGEPLIIYGDGKQTRDFIYVKDVVRANILAAESSKADGKIFNVARGERTSILELALKIIEITGSSSSIVFDKPRPGDIRHSQADISEIMKLGFKPEYSLEEGLLKTVEWYRGELDEKNNPRP comes from the coding sequence ATGATAAAAAACAAACTCATCGTAGTCACAGGAGGAGCAGGATTCATAGGTTCCCACATAGCCGAAGAGCTCCGCGATGAGAACGAGGTAATAGTGATCGACAACCTCTACGCCGGTAAAATTGAGAATGTTCCTCCAAATGTAAAGTTCCTTCAAGCCGACATAAGGGACTACCAAAGCATAGCCGAGCTAATATCTCACGCGGATTACGTTTTTCATGAGGCTGCTCTTGTCAGTGTTGTGGAGAGCGTGGAGAAGCCAATGCTGACAGAAGAAATAAACGTTCTCGGTACTTTAAACATTCTGAAAGCCCTGAGCGAGGGGCATGGAAAGTTAATCTTCGCTTCTTCTGCGGCTGTTTATGGGGACAACCAGAATCTCCCCCTCAAAGAGAGTGAAAAGCCCGAGCCCCTATCCCCTTATGGCGTGACGAAGATAGCGGGGGAATATTACTGCAAAGTCTTTTATGAGCTCTACGGCGTTCCAACAGTGAGCTTGAGGTACTTTAACGTGTTTGGAGAGAGGCAGGGCTACAATCAATATGCTGGAGTAATAAGCATCTTCATCAATCGGGCTCTTAGAGGAGAGCCGCTGATAATCTATGGGGATGGAAAACAGACGAGGGACTTTATTTATGTTAAGGACGTTGTAAGGGCAAACATCCTTGCTGCCGAAAGCAGTAAAGCAGACGGAAAGATCTTCAACGTTGCAAGGGGGGAGAGAACAAGCATTTTGGAGCTCGCCCTTAAAATAATTGAGATAACGGGTTCTTCAAGCTCCATAGTCTTTGACAAACCAAGACCAGGAGATATAAGGCACAGTCAGGCAGATATAAGTGAAATAATGAAGCTTGGTTTTAAACCGGAGTATTCACTTGAAGAGGGCCTTCTGAAAACGGTGGAATGGTATAGGGGGGAACTCGATGAGAAAAATAATCCTCGTCCCTGA
- the pfdA gene encoding prefoldin subunit alpha, translating into MENREQLERLAYEYQLLQARAQLLAQNLELLTLGRNEFQAVKETLEGLKNVEEENPEILVPVGAGSFLKGRIEDKQHAIVSVGSGYAVEKSLDDAIAYLDKRIKEYDEAIKKTQEALHQLEHKLQELAQKAQKLQQQQAMNFKVPKK; encoded by the coding sequence ATGGAAAACAGGGAACAGCTTGAGAGATTGGCTTATGAGTATCAGCTTTTACAAGCTCGAGCACAGCTTTTAGCCCAAAACCTCGAGCTCTTAACCCTCGGAAGAAACGAGTTCCAAGCTGTAAAAGAGACACTCGAAGGACTTAAGAACGTTGAAGAAGAAAATCCTGAAATTCTCGTTCCAGTTGGTGCAGGTTCCTTTTTGAAGGGAAGGATAGAAGACAAGCAGCACGCCATAGTTAGCGTTGGTTCTGGCTATGCCGTGGAGAAGAGCCTCGACGATGCTATAGCATACCTGGATAAGAGAATTAAAGAGTACGATGAAGCAATAAAGAAGACTCAAGAAGCTCTTCACCAACTTGAGCACAAGCTACAAGAGCTAGCTCAAAAAGCTCAAAAATTACAGCAACAGCAGGCAATGAACTTTAAAGTCCCCAAGAAGTAG
- the rpl18a gene encoding 50S ribosomal protein L18Ae gives MEVKVFRVRGIFEKSGRKFKFTKEYRALKPEDIKELVYSDIGSKHRVKRSKIYIEGIEEIKPEEAEDPVVRRLSLELA, from the coding sequence ATGGAGGTTAAAGTGTTCAGAGTTAGGGGCATCTTCGAGAAGAGCGGAAGGAAGTTCAAATTCACCAAGGAGTACAGGGCATTGAAGCCAGAAGACATAAAGGAGCTCGTCTATTCAGATATCGGAAGCAAGCACCGCGTTAAGAGGTCAAAGATTTACATAGAGGGCATCGAAGAGATAAAACCGGAAGAAGCTGAGGATCCAGTAGTTAGGAGACTCAGCTTGGAGCTTGCTTGA
- a CDS encoding translation initiation factor IF-6 gives MHIERLDFENSPYLGVFGLATDKFALVREGLQEKKLNVLREVLKVPVIEASIMKSRIVGILAAANSNAIVVPYYIWDSELQKIKSALEENGLDVRVEPVLSKLTAFGNLILVNDKAALISAKFTREEAKQFEDIFDVEVERGMIANYHAVGSVGVVTNKGGLVHPEATDEELEWLGNLFKVDFYVGTANMGVPFVGSCMIANSFGVVVGHLTTGPEIVKIEEALGFLG, from the coding sequence ATGCACATTGAAAGATTAGACTTTGAAAACTCACCATATCTTGGAGTCTTCGGGTTAGCCACAGATAAGTTCGCCCTAGTTAGGGAAGGGCTCCAAGAAAAGAAGCTTAATGTCCTTAGGGAAGTTTTGAAAGTGCCGGTTATTGAGGCAAGCATAATGAAGTCCAGAATAGTTGGAATTCTTGCTGCTGCTAACTCAAACGCTATTGTAGTCCCTTACTATATCTGGGACTCCGAGCTTCAAAAGATTAAAAGCGCCCTAGAAGAGAACGGATTGGATGTTAGGGTTGAGCCCGTTTTAAGCAAACTCACCGCCTTTGGAAATCTCATCCTCGTAAACGATAAAGCGGCATTAATCAGCGCAAAGTTTACAAGGGAAGAAGCGAAGCAGTTTGAGGACATCTTTGATGTCGAAGTTGAGAGGGGCATGATAGCCAACTACCACGCCGTTGGAAGCGTTGGTGTTGTCACAAACAAAGGCGGATTAGTCCATCCCGAGGCAACAGACGAAGAACTCGAATGGCTCGGAAACCTCTTCAAAGTTGATTTCTACGTTGGCACTGCCAATATGGGCGTGCCCTTTGTGGGCTCATGTATGATTGCAAACTCATTTGGTGTCGTCGTTGGACACCTAACTACTGGACCGGAAATTGTTAAGATTGAAGAAGCACTTGGATTTTTGGGGTGA
- a CDS encoding 50S ribosomal protein L31e, with translation MVEERIYVIPIRKIKKIVPRWKRAPRAARFVREFVARHTKADEVIIGTDVNEKIWERGIEKPPSKLRVKVTVEEKDGTKVAEVHLA, from the coding sequence ATGGTAGAGGAAAGAATTTACGTTATTCCAATTAGGAAGATCAAGAAGATTGTTCCAAGATGGAAGAGAGCGCCAAGAGCCGCTCGCTTTGTTAGGGAATTCGTAGCGAGGCACACAAAGGCAGACGAAGTCATAATAGGCACAGACGTCAACGAGAAGATATGGGAAAGGGGAATTGAGAAGCCACCAAGCAAGCTCCGCGTCAAGGTGACCGTTGAAGAGAAAGACGGCACCAAAGTAGCCGAAGTTCACCTTGCTTGA
- a CDS encoding 50S ribosomal protein L39e — translation MARNKPLAKKLRLAKAAKQNRRVPVWVIVKTNRKVLTHPKRRYWRRTKLKE, via the coding sequence ATGGCAAGGAACAAACCGTTGGCAAAGAAGCTCCGTTTGGCAAAGGCAGCCAAACAAAATAGGAGAGTTCCCGTTTGGGTTATCGTAAAGACCAACAGGAAGGTGTTAACTCACCCTAAGAGAAGATACTGGAGGAGGACCAAGCTTAAGGAGTGA
- a CDS encoding NAD(P)/FAD-dependent oxidoreductase, with protein sequence MKSKADVVVIGGGSTGTSIAYYLAKLGVDVVLVEKSYLGSGSTFRCATGIRQQFTDEANIKLMKYSVEKWKTLSEELEYDINFKQTGYLFLATTEEEVEAFKQNIKLHNKFGVPTRLITPEEAKEIVPPLNADEFLAGQWNPTDGKANPFKTVFAFARKAKELGAEIYEYTEVTDIIVENNETKGVKTNRGTIKADAVVNAANAWAPIINEMAGLDKEFIPIKPYKHQLVKTEPLKEGQIEPLVCPPAWNDSYLLQDGEDGGVLCGTGLEYGPTYDMTPTYDFLREVLKWATRIIPALKYAHVIRQWAGFYAKTPDSNPAIGKINYIDGLYIAAGFSGHGFMMAPAVGEAMAELIVKGKSKVPLDWEWYDPHRFERGELRSTAFQIG encoded by the coding sequence ATGAAGAGTAAAGCGGATGTTGTTGTCATAGGCGGAGGAAGTACTGGCACGTCAATAGCTTACTACCTAGCAAAGCTTGGCGTTGATGTCGTTCTTGTTGAGAAGAGCTACCTCGGAAGCGGTTCAACTTTTAGGTGTGCCACTGGAATTAGACAGCAGTTTACGGACGAAGCTAACATAAAACTCATGAAATACAGTGTTGAGAAGTGGAAAACGCTAAGTGAAGAGCTTGAGTACGATATAAACTTTAAACAAACTGGCTACCTCTTTTTGGCGACAACTGAAGAAGAAGTTGAAGCTTTTAAGCAAAACATAAAGCTCCACAATAAATTCGGCGTTCCTACAAGGCTTATAACACCCGAGGAGGCAAAAGAGATCGTGCCACCCCTAAATGCCGACGAATTCCTTGCCGGGCAATGGAACCCAACCGATGGAAAGGCAAATCCCTTCAAAACTGTCTTTGCCTTTGCAAGAAAAGCCAAAGAACTTGGGGCCGAGATTTATGAATACACGGAAGTGACTGACATTATAGTCGAGAACAATGAGACAAAAGGGGTAAAAACGAATAGGGGAACTATAAAAGCCGATGCTGTTGTAAACGCAGCAAATGCATGGGCTCCAATAATCAATGAGATGGCTGGACTAGACAAAGAATTCATTCCAATAAAGCCCTACAAGCACCAGCTTGTTAAGACCGAACCCCTGAAAGAAGGTCAAATTGAACCTCTCGTTTGTCCACCAGCGTGGAATGATTCTTATCTCCTTCAAGATGGTGAAGATGGAGGAGTTTTATGTGGAACGGGTTTGGAGTATGGGCCAACATATGACATGACCCCCACTTACGATTTCCTTAGAGAAGTCCTTAAATGGGCGACTAGAATAATCCCGGCACTTAAATACGCCCATGTAATAAGACAATGGGCAGGGTTCTATGCAAAAACTCCAGACAGCAATCCCGCTATTGGGAAGATTAACTACATAGACGGCCTATACATTGCCGCTGGATTCAGTGGGCACGGCTTTATGATGGCGCCAGCAGTAGGGGAAGCCATGGCAGAACTCATAGTTAAAGGAAAGAGCAAAGTTCCGCTTGACTGGGAGTGGTACGATCCACATCGCTTTGAGAGGGGAGAGCTTAGAAGTACAGCTTTCCAGATCGGGTGA
- a CDS encoding (2Fe-2S)-binding protein, whose amino-acid sequence MSEEKKIIICRCNDVTLEEIEALIDQGITDIETIKRLLRIGMGPCQGRTCLPMVISIIARKTGKSPEEIKLPATRTPVRPVPAGVLVGEMNEE is encoded by the coding sequence ATGAGTGAGGAAAAGAAAATAATAATCTGCAGGTGCAATGATGTAACGCTTGAAGAGATCGAAGCTTTGATCGACCAAGGCATAACAGATATAGAAACGATAAAACGACTTCTAAGGATTGGAATGGGGCCATGCCAGGGGAGGACATGTCTTCCAATGGTAATAAGCATAATAGCAAGAAAAACCGGAAAGAGCCCAGAGGAGATAAAGCTCCCCGCAACAAGAACTCCTGTTAGACCTGTCCCAGCAGGTGTCTTGGTGGGTGAAATGAATGAAGAGTAA
- a CDS encoding 4Fe-4S binding protein, which yields MSEIPRYLREGYLSVEELKRYIGLPSEERLRQRPVAVPECPQEIPCTPCAEICPTNAILMEHPNATPKVDYEKCIGCSLCVQICPGLAFFMIHYVGDKARVTLPHEILPVPNVGEEVVLLNRVGEEVGKGKVVTVVPREKSRGDTPIVTVEVPLELAWDVRAIKVVRE from the coding sequence ATGAGTGAAATTCCCAGGTACTTGCGGGAAGGTTATCTGAGTGTAGAAGAGCTAAAGAGGTATATAGGTCTGCCGAGCGAGGAGAGGCTGAGACAAAGACCTGTGGCAGTTCCAGAGTGCCCACAAGAAATCCCATGTACTCCATGTGCAGAGATCTGCCCCACAAACGCTATTCTCATGGAACATCCAAATGCGACCCCCAAAGTTGATTACGAAAAATGCATTGGTTGTTCTCTCTGTGTCCAAATTTGCCCTGGATTGGCATTTTTCATGATTCATTATGTGGGTGACAAGGCGAGAGTCACACTACCGCATGAAATCCTTCCAGTTCCTAACGTTGGAGAAGAAGTTGTTCTGCTGAACAGAGTAGGAGAAGAAGTCGGAAAGGGAAAAGTTGTCACAGTTGTACCAAGAGAAAAGAGCAGAGGAGATACACCAATTGTAACCGTCGAGGTGCCATTGGAGTTAGCTTGGGATGTTAGAGCAATAAAGGTGGTGAGAGAATGA
- a CDS encoding FAD-dependent oxidoreductase: protein MRLTEHPILNFEKIRKREVTIYFEGQPIKAYEGETIAMALHAAGIRTLQHSINKHRPRGLFCAIGKCSSCLMKVNGIPNVRTCITLVEDGMQIERQEEKPALPKTTKPPKWKEPQRIEADVVVIGGGPAGMMAAINASEAGARVVLLDENPMLGGQLVKQTHKFFGKREQFAGVRGIKIAEILQEELKKRNVEVFLETSAIMLLQDGEEKLVVGVRKNKELIEFKGKTVVVATGAMERMIPFEGNDLPGVYGAGAIQTLMNTYGVKPGDRVLIVGAGNVGLILAYQLYQAGVKVEAIVEAMPKIGGYFVHAAKVRRLGIPILTRHTILRAEGKEKVERAVVAQLDENWNVIPGTEKVFEVDVIALAVGLRPSIELLHQAGCQIKYVPELGGHVVIRDSRMETTIKGIFVAGDSAGIEEATTAMLEGKIAGIAAALSAGVASPEWLKEIEKAQKELDEFRSGPFGRKVLEGLKKVVIQ from the coding sequence ATGCGCCTTACTGAACATCCCATTTTGAATTTTGAGAAAATTCGTAAAAGAGAAGTAACAATATACTTCGAAGGACAACCAATAAAGGCCTATGAAGGTGAAACAATTGCGATGGCCCTCCATGCTGCAGGAATAAGAACACTCCAGCATTCAATAAATAAGCACAGACCAAGAGGGCTTTTCTGTGCAATTGGAAAATGCTCCTCCTGTCTTATGAAAGTCAACGGCATTCCAAACGTAAGAACCTGCATAACGCTTGTTGAAGATGGAATGCAAATAGAGAGGCAAGAAGAAAAACCAGCACTGCCAAAAACTACAAAGCCGCCTAAGTGGAAGGAACCACAGCGAATTGAAGCGGATGTTGTTGTCATTGGAGGCGGGCCAGCGGGGATGATGGCTGCAATAAATGCAAGCGAAGCTGGAGCAAGGGTTGTCCTATTAGATGAGAACCCAATGCTTGGGGGACAGCTGGTTAAGCAGACCCACAAGTTCTTTGGGAAGAGAGAGCAGTTTGCTGGAGTTAGAGGGATAAAAATTGCCGAAATATTGCAAGAAGAGCTCAAGAAAAGAAACGTAGAAGTCTTTTTGGAAACTTCGGCAATAATGCTTCTCCAGGATGGAGAGGAGAAATTGGTAGTCGGAGTCAGAAAGAACAAAGAGCTCATTGAGTTCAAAGGAAAAACCGTTGTCGTCGCAACAGGCGCAATGGAAAGGATGATACCATTTGAAGGGAACGATTTGCCCGGTGTATATGGAGCCGGAGCAATACAGACTCTCATGAATACCTACGGCGTAAAACCAGGGGATAGGGTTCTAATCGTTGGTGCCGGTAATGTAGGCTTAATTCTCGCCTATCAGCTCTATCAAGCTGGAGTGAAAGTAGAAGCAATAGTTGAAGCAATGCCAAAGATCGGAGGCTACTTTGTTCACGCTGCTAAAGTCAGAAGGCTTGGCATCCCAATATTGACAAGACATACAATTCTAAGAGCTGAAGGCAAAGAAAAAGTCGAAAGAGCGGTTGTGGCTCAACTTGATGAGAACTGGAACGTTATCCCCGGAACAGAGAAGGTTTTTGAAGTTGACGTAATAGCCCTAGCCGTTGGACTAAGGCCAAGCATAGAGCTTCTTCACCAAGCGGGATGCCAGATCAAATACGTTCCGGAGCTTGGCGGTCATGTTGTCATTAGGGACTCGAGGATGGAAACCACGATAAAGGGCATTTTCGTTGCTGGGGATTCTGCAGGAATTGAAGAAGCAACAACGGCAATGCTTGAAGGAAAAATAGCCGGAATTGCAGCCGCATTGTCTGCAGGTGTAGCTTCTCCAGAATGGCTTAAAGAAATAGAGAAAGCCCAGAAAGAGCTTGATGAATTCAGAAGTGGTCCGTTTGGAAGAAAAGTCCTTGAAGGCCTCAAGAAGGTGGTGATACAATGA
- a CDS encoding OBG GTPase family GTP-binding protein has protein sequence MPTNVTAEYLAAEEEYRQAKTIPEKIRALEKMYATVPKHKGTEKLRLQIKRKLAELRKELEKQQSQRKGGGYSFSVKKEGAAQIVLAGLPNVGKSSLLRVLADVDIDVADYPFTTVEPIPGMMKHKDVQIQIVEVPGLIEGAALGKGMGTQLLSVIRNADAIAIVVDLSQDPIKQMEIILREFERAGIKINKRKPRVEIKRMSMGGIVINGQHLIQGDISEVMKMLREEGIHSAEITVKEPVTLEDFSDALDESLVWRKAIIIANKGDAPGSKENYDRLVKAYGDRFKIVPVSAKKKANIEALKEALYDLADIIRVFTKSPGEEPAYPPIALKKGSTVLDVAERIHKDFAKNFKYARVWGKSAKFPGQRVGPDHVLEDGDIVEIHAR, from the coding sequence ATGCCAACAAACGTAACAGCAGAGTACTTGGCTGCAGAGGAAGAATACAGGCAGGCTAAAACAATACCTGAAAAAATAAGAGCCTTAGAAAAAATGTACGCTACCGTACCAAAGCACAAAGGTACAGAAAAGCTCAGACTTCAAATAAAGAGAAAGCTAGCGGAGCTTAGGAAGGAGCTAGAAAAACAGCAAAGCCAAAGAAAAGGTGGGGGTTACTCGTTTAGCGTTAAAAAAGAGGGAGCCGCTCAAATCGTCCTTGCGGGCTTGCCTAATGTTGGAAAGTCATCACTCCTTAGGGTTCTTGCCGACGTTGACATTGACGTTGCTGATTATCCTTTTACAACGGTTGAGCCAATTCCCGGCATGATGAAGCACAAAGACGTTCAAATTCAAATCGTGGAAGTGCCGGGCTTAATAGAAGGGGCTGCTCTAGGAAAAGGTATGGGAACACAGCTTTTGAGCGTTATAAGAAATGCCGATGCCATAGCTATCGTTGTTGACCTCTCTCAAGACCCGATAAAGCAGATGGAAATAATATTAAGGGAATTTGAGCGTGCGGGGATAAAAATAAACAAAAGAAAGCCGAGAGTGGAAATAAAGAGGATGTCAATGGGTGGAATCGTGATTAACGGCCAGCATTTAATTCAGGGAGACATAAGCGAAGTTATGAAAATGCTTAGAGAAGAAGGCATCCACAGTGCTGAAATTACTGTAAAAGAGCCAGTTACCCTTGAAGATTTTTCAGATGCCTTGGACGAGAGCCTTGTATGGAGAAAAGCTATTATAATCGCTAACAAAGGAGATGCTCCCGGAAGTAAGGAGAACTATGATAGACTTGTTAAGGCTTATGGAGACAGGTTTAAAATAGTCCCCGTTTCTGCCAAAAAGAAGGCAAACATCGAGGCTCTTAAAGAGGCGCTATATGATCTGGCAGATATAATAAGGGTCTTCACGAAATCACCTGGCGAAGAGCCGGCTTATCCCCCAATTGCTCTTAAAAAAGGTTCAACGGTTTTGGACGTTGCAGAGAGAATCCATAAAGACTTCGCAAAGAACTTCAAATATGCAAGAGTATGGGGGAAGAGCGCGAAGTTCCCCGGCCAGAGAGTTGGACCTGACCACGTGCTTGAAGATGGGGATATAGTTGAGATTCACGCTCGCTAG
- a CDS encoding Lrp/AsnC family transcriptional regulator — MKGPLDEIDKEILRVLQKNSRTPLREISKRVGLAESTVYERIKKLKERGIIKKFTIILDPESLGFHLLAFILIKAKAGKYAEVAEKLISYPEIVEIYETTGDYDMILKIRTRSSEELNDFLDKIGEIEGVVATHTMVVLKIHKETTELPL; from the coding sequence ATGAAGGGACCTTTAGATGAAATCGATAAGGAAATCCTGAGAGTGCTTCAAAAAAATAGCCGCACTCCGTTAAGGGAGATATCAAAGCGAGTCGGACTTGCGGAGTCAACGGTCTATGAAAGAATTAAGAAGCTGAAAGAGCGTGGAATAATAAAGAAATTCACAATTATCCTCGATCCAGAGTCCCTTGGCTTTCATCTCTTGGCTTTCATACTGATAAAGGCAAAAGCTGGAAAATATGCTGAGGTTGCCGAAAAACTTATCTCCTACCCAGAGATAGTGGAGATTTATGAAACTACAGGCGATTATGATATGATACTCAAGATAAGGACGAGAAGCAGCGAAGAGCTTAATGACTTTCTTGACAAAATTGGAGAAATAGAAGGTGTGGTAGCAACACACACGATGGTTGTGCTGAAGATACACAAGGAGACAACTGAGCTCCCGCTTTAA